Below is a window of Cytophaga hutchinsonii ATCC 33406 DNA.
AGATTCTTATTCTGCTTATGTACCTGTTGCTGAAGGAAGCCGTAAGCTTAAATTTTCTGTAAATGGCTCTGAAAAAGAATTACCCGTTACAATAGAAAAAGATAAGTACTATACGCTTATTGTTTACGGAACGTCGGAAAACCCTGCTGTGACAGTTGTTACAGATAACATTACCACTGCGCCGCCAGCAACTAATTTTTCATACAGATACATCAACGTATTTGATTCAACCGTAACAAAATCTGTTTCGGCACAGGCATTTTATCCAAGCTTCAACAAATGGGCTACGCAGGTAGGTGCACATGAAAATATTGCATTCGGCCAAAGCAGCGCATTTACAAACTACCCTGCAGGTATAGATGCGGAATGGAGAATCATTAAAGCTGGCACAGAAACTACTAAAGGTGAACTTAGCGGAGCATATAATTCAGATCCAAGAGAGGCTGCAAATGGTGTGTATACGCCAACGGATAAAGCAAGAGGTACTGCAGGCCAGCACTTCACGTATGTAATCTTCGGGCACGGTACTACTGGTAGTTACAAACTGATTGTACACGAAAGCCAGGTTATTAAGTAATCCATTTTTTCAATTGTAAATAAAATAAAAGAGCGGCGCTGAATACGTGCCGCTCTTTTCTGTTTAATATAAAGGATATTAATAATTAATTATTTGGAATTTGGAATTTTGAATTTGGAACTTGGAATTTGGAACTTGGAATTTGGAACTTGGAATTTTACTCACCTCATGCTGCTACCACCAGCTTACGGTATTTGCCAGGGGTTACCCCAAACTTCTTGCGGAAAGAGTGAATGTATTTACTTGGGCACTGATAGCCGATTGCATAAGCAATTTCACTGATCGGGCACGTTTTTTCTTTTAGCATCACACACGATGTACACAAACGCTGTTCAACAATGTAATTATGTACCGTTGTATTAAATTGCTCTTTGAATCCCTTTTTCAATTTGAATTCATTTAAGCAAACAATTTTAGAAAGCTCTTTTAAGGTTGTTGGAGTACTTATATTTTTATCAATGTATTCCTTCGCCTGCAGGAGTTTGGGAATATCCTGAGAATTCAGGTAAACCTGTTTGATGGAATGGTCCAGAAGTTCTTCCGTAGAGACCGTAATCTCTTTTACCAGATTTAGTGCCTGTGAGAGCAGCTGCAATTTCTGTGTGATCGGGTGTTCGCCTGTTTTAGCAAGCGTTTCAGTGATCGAATTCAGGATCTGATAAATGTGAACAGGAATCTGACTTTTAAAAATAACATTTTCCGGACTCGCCAAAAACGATCTGATCTTCTCGCGCGTTTCTTCGGACCCCGGCATCGTAGACAATAGTTTTCGGATAACAGGTTTATGGAAACTTATATCGATTGAATAAATCCGACGTTGTTTAGGCAGTATCGTATTGATCGCGCCCTTCTTAAAAAATAATCCTCTGCAGATTCCTTTCTGAATAGATTCCTCTTCATCCGTATAATTGGTACCAACGGTATAATCACCTTCCAGGTAAAAACTCAGTTTGAAATATTCAATATCAATCAGCGATTTGAAGATCAAAGGTTCTTTAATATACAAATCATGAATAGTGAACGTAATGCCTTTATCAATTTCAATTCCTATAATGCTGCCTTCAACCTGAGCATGATTAATTACCACCTTGCTTACTTTATTTTCAAGAGTATATTCCGCCTGGAGGCTTGTACTGACCCTTTTTAGAAAATCATGTATGGTAAGAGTTTTCATTTTGAATTTATTATAGTTAATTATAATTAGTCTAAATTAGTTTTATTATTAAAATAATCAAAATAATAGCCATTAAATTATAATTAGGAATAATGTAATCTTGGAATAGTTAAAATTATAGGATTTATAGTATTTTTAAAATTGTATTATTTTAATAATTCATAATTCGGAATGGAACATATTTGTTCCCGAAATGCACATCGTAGCGCTTATTTTGCGCATACTTTTGTCCCCATACTCACGCTAGGGAAAATTGTTATGTATACAAAAGTAAGAAAGTCGATAGGGAGTCTGTTTGTGCGAAATAAAGGCCATCAGATCCATATAATGAATCACCAGGAGGCAAATATTAACCATTATGCCCGAACATTACAGAAAACAATTGATTTTGTAACGGCACATTTCAGAAATACCACGCAGCCTTTTTCCGGGATCACACCCGCAGATCTG
It encodes the following:
- a CDS encoding DUF4397 domain-containing protein, giving the protein MFKKYILALAIVCAAFVSCKDDKDEAPAPTTPVVEKKTSVLVINAISDNSSAVAFKLDADAIATVGADSYSAYVPVAEGSRKLKFSVNGSEKELPVTIEKDKYYTLIVYGTSENPAVTVVTDNITTAPPATNFSYRYINVFDSTVTKSVSAQAFYPSFNKWATQVGAHENIAFGQSSAFTNYPAGIDAEWRIIKAGTETTKGELSGAYNSDPREAANGVYTPTDKARGTAGQHFTYVIFGHGTTGSYKLIVHESQVIK
- a CDS encoding helix-turn-helix domain-containing protein yields the protein MKTLTIHDFLKRVSTSLQAEYTLENKVSKVVINHAQVEGSIIGIEIDKGITFTIHDLYIKEPLIFKSLIDIEYFKLSFYLEGDYTVGTNYTDEEESIQKGICRGLFFKKGAINTILPKQRRIYSIDISFHKPVIRKLLSTMPGSEETREKIRSFLASPENVIFKSQIPVHIYQILNSITETLAKTGEHPITQKLQLLSQALNLVKEITVSTEELLDHSIKQVYLNSQDIPKLLQAKEYIDKNISTPTTLKELSKIVCLNEFKLKKGFKEQFNTTVHNYIVEQRLCTSCVMLKEKTCPISEIAYAIGYQCPSKYIHSFRKKFGVTPGKYRKLVVAA